A genomic segment from Pararge aegeria chromosome 15, ilParAegt1.1, whole genome shotgun sequence encodes:
- the LOC120629781 gene encoding histone deacetylase complex subunit SAP18 yields MKMAGLESMVVEEVRPVEKSIDREKTCPLLLRVFCSTGRHNSPGDYARGNVPQNELQIYTWMDATLRELTGLVKEVNPETRRKGTYFDFAIVYPDMRSPTYRMREIGVTCSGQRGGDDNKTLSQVKFQIGNYLDISITPPNRMPPLMRRPQPYMNNRPY; encoded by the exons ATGAAAATGGCCGGATTGGAATCAATGGTTGTTGAGGAGGTTAGGCCGGTAGAGAAATCAATCGACAGAGAGAAG acATGCCCACTTTTGTTACGTGTGTTCTGTTCAACTGGTCGGCACAATTCTCCAGGCGACTATGCTAGAGGCAATGTACCCCAGAACGAGTTGCAAATTTACACTTGGATGGATGCAACATTGCGTGAACTCACAGGCTTGGTAAAAGAAGTGAATCCTGAGACGCGACGTAAGGGAACGTATTTTGATTTTGCCATTGTTTACCCAGACATGAGATCTCCAACATATCGCATGAGAGAAATTGGTGTAACATGCTCTGGGCAGCGAGGTGGCGATGATAACAAAACTCTTTCTCAGGTCAAATTTCAAATTGGCAACTACCTTGACATCTCTATAACTCCACCTAATCGAATGCCACCTTTAATGCGAAGGCCACAGCCATACATGAATAACCGTCCATATTAA
- the LOC120629933 gene encoding organic cation transporter protein-like produces the protein MGLFKISPTEILNKEKQQDAIEKKDAVSAIIGDFGRWQLMMTLIIPFFAFPSTFHLYLPTFTTKSTDFWCRRPANLSNLPIEYWINYSQPLDACSVRKLPSGITVESIMNYTAPILDSFQKCTEWDFDRTDVGNTIISEWDLICDNASLTTLAEVAFLISVGVGGVTGGWFSDKFGRKKILMGMIAVQSVLGIICIFVRTFVQYILVRLAMGLVSVSVVYAAFVLSVELVGGRWVTIAGSFNFFPLPLAYIIVSLVSMVLPDWRDIQLAMTIPGPFLLLLWFVIPESPRWLLSSGKIEEAKIILEKAAKFNNRPLDDLDKILTSYATENKSEKPNILMLFKGHLLKRTFCLFIAWFSMNIAYYGLVLNIGKFNLGNLHITSIVLAAVEIPAIALCIPVLLKTGRRTPVFASMIICGIACITSELFAITLDNAWIVILCLMVGKFTISGTNVMLPIYTAELYPTVIRNLGVGATQVAAGLALICIPYLWEMTALNAHLPMSTLALLSIAGGGIILLLPDTKSAADKKRDSAIEVCDGTFKSTDNTP, from the exons taAGCCCcactgaaattttaaataaagaaaagcaACAAGATGCCATCGAAAAAAAAGACGCCGTATCGGCCATCATTGGAGACTTTGGTCGATGGCAGCTGATGATGACGTTAATCATACCATTCTTTGCTTTCCCTTCcacatttcatttatatttgcCAACATTTACG ACAAAATCAACAGATTTTTGGTGTAGAAGGCCCGCAAATTTGTCTAATCTACCAATAGAATACTGGATCAATTACAGTCAACCACTGGATGCCTGCTCCGTTCGAAAGCTTCCTTCGGGGATAACTGTGGAGAGTATTATGAACTACACAGCTCCAATCTTAGACTCTTTTCAAAAGTGTACAGAATGGGATTTCGATAGAACGGATGTCGGAAACACTATAATATCCGAATGGGACTTGATTTGCGATAATGCTAGTCTCACGACACTAGCGGAAGTAGCATTTCTAATCAGCGTTGGTGTCGGTGGTGTGACCGGTGGATGGTTCTCTGACAA ATTCGGTCGCAAAAAAATACTGATGGGTATGATTGCAGTCCAGAGTGTGCTtggaattatatgcatttttgtGCGTACATTCGTACAATATATTTTAGTGAGACTTGCGATGGGTCTAGTATCAGTTTCAGTGGTATATGCTGCTTTCGTTCTCTCCGTAGAACTGGTAGGCGGTCGTTGGGTAACCATTGCGGGTTCTTTCAATTTCTTTCCATTACCTCTAGCGTACATAATCGTATCGTTGGTATCCATGGTTTTGCCGGACTGGAGAGATATTCAACTAGCTATGACCATACCAGGACCATTTCTACTTCTACTCTG GTTCGTCATACCAGAATCACCAAGGTGGTTATTGAGTAGCGGAAAAATTGAAGAAgctaaaattatattagaaaAGGCAGCAAAGTTCAACAATAGACCTCTTGAcgatttagataaaatattaacgtCATACGCAACGGAAAACAAGAGCGAGAAACCAAATATTTTGATGCTTTTTAAAGGACATCTCTTGAAGAGAACATTTTGCTTATTTATAGCGTGGTTCTCGATGAACATCGCTTATTACGGGCtcgttttaaatattggtaaatTCAATTTGGGCAATTTGCACATTACGTCAATCGTACTCGCTGCAGTAGAAATACCAGCGATAGCATTATGTATTcctgtattattaaaaactggTAGACGGACACCTGTGTTTGCCTCTATGATTATTTGCGGGATCGCGTGTATAACAAGTGAATTGTTTGCTATAACGCTCGACAACGCCTGgattgttatattatgtttgatgGTGGGGAAGTTTACTATTTCCGGAACAAATGTGATGTTGCCAATATACACGGCGGAGCTATATCCTACTGTAATAAGAAACCTTGGAGTTGGCGCCACTCAGGTTGCGGCGGGATTGGCGCTTATCTGCATTCCTTATTTATGGGAAATG ACTGCGCTCAATGCACACTTGCCAATGTCCACATTAGCACTATTGAGTATAGCAGGCGGCGGTATAATTCTCTTGCTACCGGACACCAAATCGGCTGCCGATAAGAAAAG GGATTCGGCAATTGAAGTATGCGATGGTACTTTTAAAAGCACAGACAATACGCCGTGA
- the LOC120630098 gene encoding uncharacterized protein LOC120630098: protein MRTLLICMLCAATAYAQFDSPSPPRIQINGAVLAGGRQGGLRQGRLQAAPAPVGVARIRRPGLARPSFKSVDAAPRPNLQFLDEISKPVTEEPEDDIDINTPTPYIPNIFSTQEPQNDYYDITTTSQPKPPAIFNSSPFQQTTPTAPKPEPVRPTQYRPLAPQSFSPVRNEPQQRPQPARLQPLSSRPQRPAFRPEPKPFVDEDDEYIQPVRQVTRQQAPAKSHPQQKYTPTNSRDKKPVSQILRKYRDENEDGSITWGFENDDGTFKEETIGVDCITRGSYGYVDPDGVKREYNYETGIACDKAKEEKEQKGFVDYQENKAVLPNGITIDLNAMGKKSKRPFRSAGNL from the exons ATGCGGACATTACTG ATATGTATGCTGTGTGCAGCCACAGCTTATGCTCAATTTGATTCGCCTTCGCCACCAAGAATCCAAATAAACGGTGCTGTCTTAGCTGGAGGAAGACAAGGGGGCCTTCGACAAGGAAGGCTACAAGCTGCACCAGCTCCGGTCGGTGTTGCTAGAATAAGGAGGCCGGGGCTTGCCAGGCCATCATTTAAATCTGTAGACGCAGCGCCGCGCCCAAATCTCCAATTCCTTGATGAGATATCCAAACCTGTTACCGAAGAACCTGAAGACGATATTGACATCAACACACCAACTCCTTACATACCTAATATATTCTCAACTCAAGAACCACAAAACGACTATTATGATATTACAACCACGTCGCAACCGAAACCACCTGCAATCTTTAACTCATCTCCGTTCCAACAAACGACGCCTACAGCCCCAAAACCAGAGCCAGTAAGACCAACCCAATATCGGCCACTCGCACCTCAATCCTTCAGCCCTGTGAGAAACGAACCGCAACAGAGACCCCAACCAGCCAGGCTGCAACCCCTTTCAAGCAGACCACAACGCCCTGCATTCAGGCCCGAGCCGAAACCTTTCGTGGACGAAGACGATGAATACATTCAACCCGTAAGGCAAGTAACCCGTCAACAAGCACCGGCAAAGAGCCATCCTCAGCAAAAATATACTCCAACTAACTCTAGAGATAAGAAGCCAGTCTCTCAAATCCTTCGCAAATACAGGGACGAGAACGAAGATGGAAGTATTACGTGGGGATTCGAAAACGACGATGGAACTTTCAAGGAAGAAACTATTGGTGTGGACTGCATAACTCGCGGAAGTTACGGTTATGTCGATCCCGATGGCGTGAAGCGTGAATACAATTACGAAACTGGAATTGCCTGCGATAAGGCTAAAGAAGAAAAGGAGCAAAAGGGTTTTGTTGACTACCAAGAAAATAAAGCAGTTTTACCTAATGGAATAACAATAGATCTCAATGCAATGGGTAAAAAGTCTAAGAGGCCATTCAGATCAGCGGGTAATCTGTAG